The following coding sequences are from one Lolium rigidum isolate FL_2022 chromosome 6, APGP_CSIRO_Lrig_0.1, whole genome shotgun sequence window:
- the LOC124664886 gene encoding dof zinc finger protein DOF3.4-like, with protein sequence MVHITVMDQVAEEDVRLMSPPAPAPSPAPASVGSGVAGRRVGEAERAAQYPCPRCDSTDTKFCYYNNYNLAQPRHFCKGCRRYWTRGGALRNVPVGGGTRKAAPSGAAVSRRKNRPSNSHAAAAAAAQVASVVSQLSSVSAPMPLPLSVTAPPPPSSQLPYELSFVSTLAAMDPDRRLLDLGGSFSSLMAPPAPMLTHAHFATGFLFGGSGGGSAGPVHAHAPGLPQQPPVVSQAVPEGFWGMGWPDLSI encoded by the coding sequence ATGGTTCACATCACCGTCATGgatcaggtggcggaggaggacgtGAGGCTCATGTCcccaccggcgccggcgccgtcccCGGCCCCAGCGTCCGTTGGCAGCGGCGTCGCAGGGAGGAGGGTCGGGGAGGCGGAGCGGGCGGCGCAGTACCCGTGCCCGCGGTGCGACTCCACCGACACCAAGTTCTGctactacaacaactacaacctCGCCCAGCCGCGCCACTTCTGCAAGGGCTGCCGCCGCTACTGGACCCGCGGCGGCGCGCTCCGCAACGTCCCCGTCGGCGGCGGCACGCGCAAGGCCGCCCCCTCCGGCGCCGCCGTCTCCCGCCGCAAGAACCGCCCCTCCAactcccacgccgccgccgccgccgccgcccaggtcGCGTCCGTCGTCTCCCAGCTCTCCTCCGTCTCCGCGCCGATGCCGCTCCCGCTCTCggtcaccgcgccgccgccgccgtcgtcgcagcTGCCGTACGAACTGTCCTTCGTGTCCACCCTCGCCGCCATGGACCCCGAccgccgcctcctcgacctcGGCGGCAGCTTCAGCTCCCTCATGGCGCCGCCCGCCCCCATGCTCACCCACGCCCACTTCGCCACCGGCTTCCTGTTCGGCGGCAGCGGTGGTGGCAGCGCGGGCCCCGTTCATGCTCACGCTCCTGGTCTGCCGCAGCAGCCGCCGGTGGTGTCGCAGGCCGTGCCGGAGGGCTTCTGGGGCATGGGGTGGCCGGACCTGTCCATCTAG
- the LOC124664885 gene encoding uncharacterized protein DDB_G0271670-like, protein MEPQSSGSPASPPSPGKVMSPELPEPSREMSSPEEEAPVNPDRKSSSSSSSSSSSSRVPLAGCVFHVEAAEMSTPLVVEAQNDDGDHADAGAGTDAKLPGDWASWPQPSPPKTVDDDPSSSDGGTVSVAPESQTMADMEGFNPDRIPASIFQPKTSASQQEWSIASNESLFSIHGASQSLSDDFYAPSRSHFDYFYDEAMAAGAEPNGKLPPLAEVSEHGGGTVPGSAVSDASDGSAAASKAAMAFRRHESGSLGSSSNFSFAFPILAEPSAGKKESMGGYQQLQKEHERSPPTPSERKSQFEEMTTEEERRRRKTSWCWYEECCGRCWLLCSWSTCCCCFQWRWNCCSCSCSCPSLCRCSWCL, encoded by the exons ATGGAGCCCCAGTCGTCCGGCTCGCCGGCGTCGCCACCCTCTCCGGGCAAGGTGATGTCACCAGAGCTGCCTGAGCCTTCTCGAGAAATGtcatcgccggaggaggaggcccctGTCAATCCCGACAGgaagtcatcatcgtcctcttcttcgtcatcctcttcgtcgCGCGTCCCCTTGGCCGGGTGCGTTTTCCATGTCGAAGCGGCCGAGATGAGCACCCCGTTGGTGGTGGAAGCGCAAAACGACGACGGCGATCATGCCGATGCAGGCGCCGGCACTGACGCAAAACTACCCGGCGACTGGGCGTCGTGGCCACAGCCGTCACCACCCAAGACCGTTGATGACGACCCGTCGTCGTCCGACGGCGGCACGGTGTCGGTGGCGCCGGAATCCCAGACGATGGCGGACATGGAGGGTTTCAACCCGGACAGGATCCCGGCGTCCATCTTCCAGCCCAAGACGTCGGCGTCGCAGCAGGAGTGGAGCATCGCGTCCAACGAGTCGCTGTTCAGCATCCACGGCGCCAGCCAGAGCCTGTCGGACGACTTCTACGCCCCCAGCAGGTCCCACTTCGACTACTTCTACGACGAGGCCatggccgccggcgccgagccgaACGGGAAGCTACCGCCGCTCGCCGAGGTGTCGGAGCATGGAGGCGGCACCGTGCCGGGCAGCGCGGTGTCGGACGCCAGCGACGGGAGCGCAGCGGCCAGCAAGGCGGCCATGGCGTTCCGGCGCCACGAGAGCGGCTCATTAGGCAGCTCCAGCAATTTCTCCTTCGCCTTCCCAAT ACTCGCTGAGCCGTCGGCGGGGAAGAAGGAGAGCATGGGCGGCTACCAGCAGCTGCAGAAGGAACACGAGCGGTCGCCGCCGACACCCTCTGAACGCAAGTCGCAGTTCGAGGAGATGACGACGGAGGAGgaacggcggaggaggaagacgagttgGTGCTGGTACGAGGAGTGCTGTGGCCGCTGCTGGCTCCTCTGCTCATGGtccacctgctgctgctgctttcaaTGGCGGTGGAACTGCTGCTCCTGCTCTTGCTCCTGCCCGAGCTTATGCCGGTGCAGCTGGTGCCTCTGA
- the LOC124665279 gene encoding F-box/LRR-repeat protein At4g29420-like, protein MSSEATGADTASQNYVEHAVRTFTSAAKSMRPNSSAPQAETFSSSSNVHSIINSVVEKHSTIWAEEFSSFVSSVNLIHQKRVSLMANDISDTISSLMGNHQTSVDASSSQFQDLLHPGGVTSAYQVPHPGVLKEKKASQPDQAPVDLVLDQQNPPIASEGQVPEAGINSEDAQESQVNENVSTECLVSRVGQQHTQRKHQWQQEITAGTNHLTLETRTTNEQRHPQDGIVHVSPDPTEDQSPNFSRGICSIVGDDPSPRENTAIPTPADANLIGGLHKRNSSMTPLCRLSSNPILKRRRSSIEDISMVHISESGAPLNYLPPHILANILGRVADIRDIAACRLASRALLAAAHQCPRIRLDASTRTQCLQEDRGGDKGTAFWTLAGNIALHLGSHLRSLAVNASNEQGSVDDAMWVEEGNFDEADDLHVTSLKSVLAWASTPAGPTLQEVEIADFWRQSCWRKVEALPVISHLCHNLLKLGLKNAWLSVDGLKIMPNLTHLTLECIRIEDENLSKLNECFPCLQILNLVRVGKLKDPKICLSQLKTLRWEVSTNGRHSLAIHAPNLVYLELKCFRPEILILDAPSLSTLKLTIDKLSPTTQADGLVSLKNLWIESLDLDSLLQLFTNGRDIRSLDLELPYSADCRDLYDAVEPDYLVQLFARINEVKLSPRFSCELMTLLVACSDSLFPSCLEKLLVHLSASDTANCPFVPLLRNCALFCKVTVLLHADTSNAARQAAASVWPLRFPEMTWQWGTWQ, encoded by the exons ATGTCATCAGAGGCCACTGGAGCTGATACCGCTTCGCAGAATTATGTTGAACATGCAGTTCGAACTTTTACCTCTGCTGCAAAGTCTATGAGGCCAAATTCGTCCGCCCCCCAAGCTGAAACTTTCAGTTCTTCCTCTAAT GTGCATTCTATTATCAATTCTGTCGTGGAAAAGCATAGCACTATCTGGGCTGAAGAATTTAGCTCATTTGTTTCTTCAGTGAATTTAATTCACCAGAAACGCGTCTCCTTAATGGCAAACGACATATCTGACACTATTTCGTCCCTCATGGGCAACCACCAGACCAGTGTGGATGCTTCATCGAGTCAATTTCAAGATCTGCTACATCCTGGTGGTGTTACCTCTGCATATCAAGTTCCACATCCTGGAGTTCTCAAAGAAAAGAAAGCTTCACAGCCTGATCAAGCCCCCGTAGATCTAGTCCTAGATCAGCAGAATCCTCCTATTGCATCTGAAGGTCAAGTTCCAGAGGCTGGTATAAATTCAGAGGATGCTCAAGAAAGTCAAGTCAATGAGAATGTTAGCACTGAGTGTTTAGTCAGCCGGGTCGGACAGCAGCATACCCAGCGGAAGCACCAATGGCAACAAGAAATCACAGCAGGAACAAACCACTTAACACTGGAAACCCGGACCACGAACGAACAGCGACACCCCCAAGATGGTATTGTTCATGTCTCTCCTGACCCTACTGAAGACCAATCTCCCAACTTCTCAAGAGGCATATGTTCTATTGTCGGTGATGATCCTTCTCCTAGAGAGAATACTGCTATTCCAACACCTGCTGATGCTAATCTCATTGGTGGATTACACAAAAGAAACAGTTCGATGACCCCGCTTTGCAGGCTTTCATCCAACCCCATCTTGAAACGTCGACGGTCCTCCATCGAAGATATATCCATGGTCCACATTTCAGAATCTGGGGCCCCGCTCAACTACCTCCCACCACATATCCTCGCCAATATCCTCGGCCGTGTCGCCGACATCAGAGACATCGCAGCGTGCCGCCTTGCCTCACGAGCACTCCTCGCAGCTGCCCACCAGTGCCCCCGCATCCGTCTCGACGCTTCCACCCGCACACAATGCCTTCAGGAAGACAGGGGTGGGGACAAGGGCACCGCTTTCTGGACACTCGCGGGAAACATCGCATTGCACCTCGGGTCGCACCTCCGCTCCCTTGCGGTTAACGCGTCCAACGAGCAGGGTAGCGTAGATGATGCGATGTGGGTAGAGGAGGGGAATTTCGACGAGGCCGATGATCTGCATGTCACTAGTTTAAAGTCCGTGCTCGCGTGGGCTTCAACTCCCGCGGGACCTACTCTCCAGGAGGTGGAGATTGCTGACTTCTGGAGACAGTCGTGCTGGCGGAAGGTGGAGGCACTCCCTGTCATCTCCCATCTCT GTCATAATCTTCTCAAATTGGGGCTGAAAAATGCATGGCTGTCGGTTGATGGGCTCAAGATAATGCCTAATCTGACCCATCTGACGCTTGAGTGCATTAGAATCGAGGACGAGAATCTCAGCAAGTTGAATGAATGCTTCCCATGCCTCCAGATTCTCAATCTTGTTAGAGTCGGAAAGCTCAAAGACCCCAAGATATGTCTTTCTCAACTAAAGACTCTCCGCTGGGAGGTATCAACAAATGGTCGACATTCTTTAGCTATCCATGCTCCTAACTTGGTTTATCTCGAGCTAAAATGTTTTCGACCAGAAATCCTCATTTTAGATGCTCCTTCCCTGTCTACTCTGAAGCTGACTATTGATAAACTTAGTCCAACCACCCAGGCTGATGGCCTAGTGAGTTTGAAAAATCTTTGGATTGAGTCCCTGGATCTAGATTCCCTCTTGCAGCTGTTTACAAATGGTCGAGATATCAGGAGTCTAGATCTTGAGCTACCATATTCTGCAGACTGCAGAGACCTTTATGATGCTGTGGAGCCAGACTATCTTGTTCAACTGTTTGCCAGGATCAATGAAGTCAAGTTGTCCCCGAGATTTTCATGTGAACTGATGACACTCTTAGTGGCGTGTTCGGATAGCTTGTTTCCAAGCTGTTTGGAGAAACTTCTGGTTCATCTATCAGCATCAGACACTGCTAATTGCCCATTTGTACCATTGCTTAGGAACTGCGCACTGTTCTGCAAGGTGACTGTTCTTCTCCATGCTGATACCAGCAACGCTGCTCGCCAAGCTGCAGCATCAGTTTGGCCACTAAGGTTTCCGGAGATGACATGGCAATGGGGTACCTGGCAGTAA